Proteins from a single region of Haloterrigena alkaliphila:
- a CDS encoding DUF5615 family PIN-like protein codes for MTSTALSRTTTTTSTTSGPRSPLEHEAALLRRKYLDPGSRWLTPSRLVRQNRSRGDETGEPDREHLSYALENDWILVTFGDDFLSLVEGSNLDHAGIIYVQQANRDIGDVVKAIDSHLEDRSEDDREIHYC; via the coding sequence GTGACGTCCACCGCGCTCTCGCGTACTACTACGACCACATCGACGACTTCCGGTCCGCGGAGTCCGCTCGAGCATGAGGCCGCTCTACTGCGACGAAAGTATCTGGATCCCGGTAGCCGATGGCTTACGCCGTCGAGGCTGGTCCGTCAAAACCGTTCGAGAGGAGATGAAACTGGGGAACCCGACCGCGAACACCTCTCGTACGCCCTCGAGAACGACTGGATTCTGGTGACGTTCGGCGACGACTTTCTGTCGCTCGTCGAGGGATCGAACCTCGATCACGCGGGAATCATCTACGTTCAGCAGGCGAACCGTGATATCGGCGACGTCGTTAAGGCGATCGATTCGCATCTCGAAGATCGGTCGGAAGACGACCGCGAAATCCACTACTGTTGA
- the mre11 gene encoding DNA double-strand break repair protein Mre11 produces the protein MTRLIHTGDTHIGYQQYNSPQRREDFLEAFRSVVEDAVADDVDAVVHAGDLFHDRRPGLVDLQGTVEILRTLADADIPFLAVVGNHESKRDAQWLDLFADLGLATRLGADPEVVDDVALYGLDFVPRPRRDDLEYAFEPLPDDAEHATLVTHGLFEPFAHADWDTEELLEESAVEFDAVLLGDNHKPDTAEVADTWVTYCGSTERASASEREDRGYNLVDFPDGEDAEVAISRRGLTDTREFVFVDVDLEAGEGVDRVQERVRQYDLEDAVVIVTVEGDGKPIAPATVEEAAIDRGALVARVNDRREIADEDEAVSVSFADPDAAVRERVRELGLSDAARTIDETVRNDDLADSNVRETVEGRVRDLLEDDEAAFAPAPERAPEDEDVTTVADELADDETGAETDDVAETEDAIATDTDTDDIEATTDDEAVATSDETEVRADDETPPADDESVESEEAADADTASLGDFA, from the coding sequence ATGACGCGGCTTATCCATACGGGCGATACCCACATCGGGTATCAGCAATACAACTCTCCACAGCGACGCGAGGACTTCCTCGAGGCCTTCCGCTCCGTCGTCGAGGACGCCGTCGCCGACGACGTCGACGCCGTGGTCCACGCCGGGGACCTCTTTCACGACCGCCGTCCCGGGCTGGTCGATCTGCAGGGCACCGTCGAAATTCTCCGAACGCTCGCCGACGCCGACATTCCCTTTCTGGCCGTCGTCGGCAACCACGAGTCGAAGCGCGACGCCCAGTGGCTCGATCTCTTCGCCGATCTCGGACTCGCGACGCGACTCGGCGCCGACCCCGAAGTCGTCGACGATGTCGCTCTCTACGGACTCGATTTCGTCCCCCGACCGCGGCGCGATGACCTCGAGTACGCGTTCGAACCGCTCCCCGACGACGCCGAGCACGCCACGCTGGTAACTCACGGCCTCTTCGAACCCTTCGCCCACGCCGACTGGGACACCGAGGAGCTGCTCGAGGAGTCCGCGGTCGAGTTCGACGCCGTCCTGCTGGGCGACAACCACAAACCCGACACCGCCGAGGTGGCCGATACGTGGGTCACCTACTGCGGGTCGACCGAGCGCGCCAGCGCGAGCGAACGCGAGGATCGGGGCTACAACCTCGTGGACTTCCCCGACGGCGAGGACGCCGAGGTGGCGATCAGCAGGCGCGGACTGACCGACACCCGCGAGTTCGTCTTCGTCGACGTCGACCTCGAGGCCGGCGAGGGCGTCGATCGAGTGCAAGAACGGGTCCGCCAGTACGACCTCGAGGACGCGGTCGTCATCGTCACGGTCGAGGGCGACGGCAAGCCGATCGCCCCCGCGACGGTCGAGGAGGCGGCCATCGACCGCGGGGCGCTGGTCGCCAGGGTCAACGACCGGCGAGAGATCGCCGACGAGGACGAGGCGGTTTCGGTCAGTTTCGCCGATCCCGACGCCGCCGTCCGCGAGCGCGTCCGGGAACTGGGACTCAGCGACGCCGCCCGCACCATCGACGAGACCGTCCGGAACGACGACCTGGCCGATTCGAACGTCCGCGAGACCGTCGAAGGGCGAGTTCGCGACCTGCTCGAGGACGACGAAGCCGCGTTCGCTCCTGCGCCGGAACGCGCGCCGGAGGACGAAGACGTGACGACCGTCGCGGACGAACTCGCTGACGACGAGACCGGTGCCGAGACGGACGACGTTGCCGAGACGGAGGATGCGATAGCGACCGACACTGACACGGACGATATCGAGGCGACGACCGACGACGAGGCTGTGGCGACATCCGACGAGACCGAAGTGAGGGCCGACGACGAGACGCCCCCAGCCGACGACGAATCGGTCGAGAGCGAGGAAGCGGCTGACGCCGACACCGCCTCGCTGGGTGATTTCGCGTGA
- the rad50 gene encoding DNA double-strand break repair ATPase Rad50, which translates to MRVDRVRLMNFKCYGEADLGLERGVTVVHGVNGSGKSTLLEAVFFALYGSKALDERTLDDVITTGEEDAEVELWFAHDGREYRVERRLKLRGDRATTTKCVLETPTETIEGARDVRREVTELLRMDAEAFVNCAYVRQGEVNKLIHASPGDRQDMIDDLLQLGALEEYRERASDARLGVKTVLDGQREVLEDLRKQVEQKEEKDLHERLNELESRRADVNEEIDRFEDQREQARNTLETAEDVLERHEETREEIDSLDEEIEDLRSKISETEREREAAKEEIRNLEERRDDLEAEREELLAEVDLEGADATDAEDVDDRIETLEARDEDLRDDLENVRVAITETNGEIERLREEADDLEEQAEQARADAADLESKLETDEEAIDDREESIEELDEQIETARERFDGAPIAFGDAADHLADLESEREELTDEIGDVTADVRTVENAIEEGERLLEEGKCPECGQPVEDSPHVDVLDEKRAELAELEERLEELEADRDDLAERIDRAEELREAERQVAQLEENRENVEQLLAEKRETLDERRDQRERLLEEADEYEAEAATKREEADDLEDEVDDHRAELGEINTERGEIKEGLESLRRIAEIDDERADLAGEIETRRERRRDWQTMNDERRETLSSKRERKRDLESEFDEERVETARNDKQNAEDYLEKVDAKLEELEEKRTEIQNDIGAAERELEELEELRDRLDELEERCERLESLYDEAETLQATYADLRAELRQRNVETLERLLNETFDLVYQNDSYAGIDLDGEYRLTVYQKDGEALEPEQLSGGERALFNLSLRCAIYRLLAEGVEGSAPMPPLILDEPTVFLDSGHVTQLVSLIQSMRNDFGVEQIVVVSHDEELVGAADSLIRVEKDATSNRSRLERGEPLEAELVVSD; encoded by the coding sequence GTGAGGGTCGACCGCGTTCGCCTGATGAACTTCAAGTGTTACGGCGAGGCTGATCTCGGCCTCGAGCGCGGGGTAACCGTCGTCCACGGCGTCAACGGCAGCGGGAAGTCGACGCTGCTCGAGGCCGTCTTCTTCGCGCTGTACGGCTCGAAAGCGCTGGACGAGCGCACCTTAGACGACGTGATCACGACCGGCGAGGAGGACGCGGAGGTCGAACTCTGGTTCGCTCACGACGGCCGCGAATACCGCGTCGAGCGCCGACTCAAACTCCGCGGCGATCGGGCGACGACGACGAAGTGCGTCCTCGAGACGCCGACGGAGACGATCGAGGGCGCCCGCGACGTGCGCCGGGAAGTGACCGAACTCCTGCGGATGGACGCCGAGGCGTTCGTCAACTGCGCGTACGTCCGGCAGGGCGAGGTCAACAAGCTGATCCACGCCTCGCCGGGCGATCGACAGGACATGATCGACGACCTCCTGCAACTCGGGGCGCTCGAGGAGTACCGCGAGCGCGCCAGCGACGCCCGGCTGGGCGTCAAGACCGTCCTCGACGGCCAGCGGGAGGTCCTCGAGGACCTCCGCAAACAGGTCGAGCAGAAGGAGGAGAAGGACCTCCACGAGCGCCTCAACGAACTGGAGTCGCGCCGAGCCGACGTCAACGAGGAGATCGACCGCTTCGAGGATCAGCGCGAACAGGCCCGAAATACGCTCGAGACCGCCGAGGACGTCCTCGAGCGCCACGAGGAGACGCGCGAGGAGATCGACTCGCTCGACGAGGAGATCGAGGACCTGCGCTCGAAGATCTCCGAGACCGAACGCGAGCGTGAGGCCGCAAAAGAGGAGATCCGGAACCTCGAGGAGAGACGCGACGACCTCGAGGCAGAGCGCGAGGAGTTACTGGCCGAGGTCGACCTCGAGGGCGCGGACGCCACCGACGCCGAGGACGTCGACGACCGGATCGAGACCCTCGAGGCCCGCGACGAGGACCTCCGGGACGACCTGGAGAACGTTCGCGTCGCGATCACCGAGACCAACGGCGAGATCGAACGCCTCCGCGAGGAGGCCGACGACCTCGAGGAACAGGCCGAGCAGGCGCGGGCCGACGCCGCGGACCTCGAGTCGAAACTCGAGACCGACGAGGAGGCCATTGACGACCGCGAGGAGAGCATCGAGGAACTCGACGAGCAGATCGAGACGGCACGCGAGCGGTTCGACGGGGCGCCTATCGCGTTCGGCGACGCGGCCGACCACCTCGCAGACCTCGAGTCCGAGCGCGAGGAACTGACGGACGAGATCGGCGACGTTACCGCCGACGTCAGGACCGTCGAGAACGCCATCGAGGAGGGCGAACGCTTGTTGGAGGAGGGGAAGTGCCCCGAGTGCGGGCAGCCGGTCGAGGACTCGCCGCACGTCGACGTCCTCGACGAGAAACGGGCGGAACTCGCGGAGCTCGAGGAACGACTCGAGGAACTGGAGGCCGACCGCGACGACCTCGCGGAGCGGATCGACCGCGCCGAGGAACTCCGCGAGGCCGAGCGGCAGGTCGCGCAACTCGAGGAGAACCGCGAGAACGTCGAGCAGTTGCTCGCGGAGAAACGCGAGACGCTCGACGAGCGCCGCGACCAGCGCGAGCGCTTGCTCGAGGAGGCCGACGAGTACGAGGCGGAAGCCGCGACCAAACGCGAGGAGGCCGACGACCTCGAGGACGAGGTCGACGATCACCGGGCCGAACTCGGCGAGATCAACACCGAGCGCGGCGAGATCAAGGAGGGTCTCGAGTCGTTACGCCGGATCGCCGAAATCGACGACGAGCGCGCGGACCTCGCCGGCGAGATCGAGACCCGTCGCGAGCGCCGCCGAGACTGGCAGACGATGAACGACGAGCGCCGCGAGACGCTCTCGAGCAAACGCGAGCGCAAGCGCGACCTCGAGTCGGAGTTCGACGAGGAGCGCGTCGAGACCGCCCGGAACGACAAGCAGAACGCCGAGGACTACCTCGAGAAGGTCGACGCGAAACTCGAGGAACTCGAGGAAAAACGCACCGAGATCCAGAACGACATCGGCGCTGCCGAACGGGAGCTCGAGGAACTCGAGGAACTCCGAGACCGACTCGACGAACTCGAGGAGCGCTGCGAGCGCCTCGAGTCGCTGTACGACGAGGCCGAGACGCTGCAGGCGACCTACGCGGACCTGCGGGCGGAACTGCGCCAGCGCAACGTCGAGACCCTCGAACGGCTGCTCAACGAGACGTTCGATCTGGTCTATCAGAACGACTCCTACGCGGGGATCGATCTAGACGGCGAGTACCGGTTGACGGTCTACCAGAAGGACGGCGAAGCCCTCGAACCGGAACAGCTCTCGGGCGGCGAGCGGGCGCTGTTCAACCTCAGCCTGCGCTGTGCGATCTACCGGCTGCTCGCCGAGGGCGTCGAGGGATCGGCCCCGATGCCGCCGCTGATCCTCGACGAGCCGACGGTCTTCCTCGACTCCGGACACGTCACGCAACTCGTCTCGCTGATCCAATCGATGCGCAACGACTTCGGCGTCGAACAGATCGTCGTCGTCAGCCACGACGAGGAGCTCGTCGGTGCGGCCGACTCGCTGATCCGCGTCGAAAAAGACGCCACGTCGAATCGCTCCCGCCTCGAGCGCGGGGAGCCGCTCGAGGCCGAACTGGTCGTTTCCGACTGA
- a CDS encoding DUF7346 family protein: protein MKSVQDDTGKRYLLLKRSEHASLVRDPRNGNECYVQNDRLEDLDESPLETSARTVDDPVRTLLTAVHDEATLGLLIELAERGPLGVRTVLDAYDFCESDLHGRLTVLTAAGLLAETEVAGERGYRITDKCERALEGIRSADADSEGPVESSGTASSGGPDSAS from the coding sequence ATGAAATCCGTCCAAGACGACACCGGCAAACGATACCTGCTTCTCAAGCGGTCCGAACACGCGAGTCTGGTCCGTGATCCGCGGAACGGCAACGAGTGTTACGTCCAGAACGACCGCCTCGAGGACCTCGACGAGTCGCCTCTCGAGACGTCCGCCCGGACCGTCGACGATCCGGTTCGGACGCTCCTGACCGCCGTCCACGACGAGGCGACCCTCGGGCTACTGATCGAACTCGCCGAACGAGGGCCGCTGGGCGTCCGGACGGTCCTCGACGCCTACGACTTCTGCGAGAGCGATCTCCACGGCCGACTCACGGTCCTGACGGCCGCCGGCCTCCTCGCGGAGACCGAGGTCGCCGGTGAGCGCGGCTATCGGATCACCGACAAGTGTGAACGGGCGCTCGAGGGAATCCGATCCGCCGACGCCGATTCGGAGGGCCCCGTCGAATCGTCGGGCACCGCGTCGAGCGGTGGGCCCGACAGCGCCTCGTAA
- a CDS encoding DUF7322 domain-containing protein, translated as MGSDRNEHEPEEYDPEEEFRDPESDSLTIPSVSTEDAGDGLRSEIRADIEEDRASEPLIPTDETDVPPELLETFWALVLVINGALLTLSLGVLFLVFEGVSRVSGVLLVVGLVLTGFAVRRYRNYQRRDDASPDADSTPEPSTAPPADQDEEVDGDEETS; from the coding sequence GTGGGATCCGACCGGAACGAGCACGAACCCGAGGAGTACGACCCCGAGGAGGAGTTTCGCGATCCCGAGAGTGACTCCCTCACGATTCCGTCGGTCTCGACCGAGGACGCGGGCGACGGACTCCGGTCGGAGATTCGAGCCGACATCGAGGAGGACCGGGCCTCGGAGCCGTTGATCCCGACCGACGAGACGGACGTTCCGCCGGAACTTCTCGAGACATTCTGGGCGCTGGTCCTCGTCATCAACGGCGCGCTCCTGACGCTGTCGCTCGGCGTCCTGTTCCTCGTCTTCGAGGGCGTGTCGCGAGTCAGCGGCGTTCTCCTCGTCGTCGGCCTCGTGCTCACCGGCTTCGCCGTGCGCCGGTATCGGAACTACCAGCGGCGCGACGACGCCAGTCCCGACGCGGATTCGACGCCAGAACCCTCGACAGCCCCTCCCGCCGACCAGGACGAGGAGGTCGACGGGGATGAGGAGACTTCGTAA
- a CDS encoding DUF7331 family protein has protein sequence MIEVSTNADDTTDRSEPRSDHQGTATIESYETEDGVVFYDAENPLAWVETSRTLTLTELA, from the coding sequence GTGATCGAAGTGTCCACTAACGCTGACGACACGACGGATCGAAGCGAGCCGCGTAGCGACCACCAGGGCACCGCGACGATCGAGTCCTACGAGACCGAGGACGGTGTCGTCTTCTACGACGCCGAAAATCCGCTCGCGTGGGTTGAGACCTCTCGGACGCTCACGCTAACGGAACTGGCCTGA